A region of the Campylobacter subantarcticus LMG 24377 genome:
ACACCTACTGGAAATCCTGCTGTAAGAGTGTAAACCCCATCTTTTTGCATAAGACCTTTTTCAACTCCAAGTTTTACAGAATTACTTAAAAGCTCTGTTAAATTTTCATGTTTTTCTATCAATATAGCAGGTTGAACTCCCCAGACTATACTTAAAAAATTTAAAGCTTTTTTGGAATGAGTAATAGCTATGATATCCATTTTTGGACGATATCTTGCTGTTTTAATTGCGGAAGCACCGCTACTTGTGATGGTAAAAATTGCATTTGCATTTAAATCAGTAGCTAGTTGCGTGCTTGATTTAGCAATGATATCAGTTTCGTTAAAACATTTAAAGGCTTCAAATTTTTCATAAGGATAGTTTTTTTCTGTCTCAATGATAGTTTGAGTCATAATATCAACTGCATTTGCCGGATCAATCCCCACTGCACTTTCTTCACTAAGCATAACTGCATCGGTGCCATCAAGCACAGCATTAGCAACATCTGAAATTTCAGCTCTTGTGGCGGTTTTTGATTTTGCAAGAGAAAAAAGCATTTGAGTAGCAGTGATGACAGGCTTGTTAGCTTCATTGGCTTTTTTAATGATGAGTTTTTGTATATTTGGCACTCTATAATAAGGCACTTCAATACCTAAATCTCCTCTTGCTACCATTATGCCATCGCTGCAATTTATGATTTCATCGATATTTTCAACAGCATCAAATTTTTCTATTTTTGCAAAAATAGCAATTTTAGCATTATTTTCACCAAGTATTTTTTTAACTTCATCAATATCATGAGCATTTTGTACAAAAGAGATGGCTAAAAAATCAACATCGTTTTTAATACCCCATGCAAGATCATCTTTATCTTTTTGGGTGATAACATCGATATTAATTTTCGTATTAGGAAAATTAATTCCCTTATTCGAACTAAGCACACCGCTATTTTCCACTTGGGTTTGGATAAAATCTTTTTCTACTTGTATAACTTTAGTTTTAATGGAGCCATCGCAAAGATAGATGTATTCTCCAGCCTTTAGCATAGAAAGAATTTCAGGATGATTAATACAGACTTTATAGTGTTCATTAGAAAGTTTTTCTCCTTCAAAAGTATCTTTGTAAAAGTCTAACCTATCTCCATTTTTTAACTCAAATGCTTCTGGAATTTTTAAGATTCTAATTTTTGGTCCACTAATATCTTGCAAAATTCCAATTCTTGTATTAAGTTCAGTCGCTACTTTTCTAATAGTAGCTAGGTTTTGACTATGATACTCATGGGTTCCGTGTGAAAAGTTTAAACGAAAAACATTCACCCCATTAATAATCATTTGTCTTATTGTAGTTTCGTTTTCGCTTGCTGGTCCAATCGTTGCAACTATTTTTGTTTTTTTTAACATTCCTCATCCTTTTTATAGCAGTTCGCTAGCAAATAAATCCTCATTAAAATTAGCACCTAAATATTGACAAATAAGTTTTGCATCTCTATAACCATTACCAAGACAGCTTGTAGCACCTGGACTTGGTGTCATATTGAAAATTATACCTGGAATTTCAGTGATACTTGCTTCTCCAAGCATTAATTCTCCTGCTTTTTTATTAAGTACCTGTGGACGAACTCCGCCAATTTTTTTAGCATAGTAAATATCATCTGTTTTTAAACTAGGAACTATTTTTTTGGCATTTTTTGCAAAAAGTTTTTTATTGATATAAGGAATTTCAAATAAATAATTATAAAGAATATAATTTCTAATAGTAGAATCCTTAAAAAGATTAAAACAAATTTTAATTACATTCATATCTAAGTTAAGTGTTTTGAAAAATTCAGGTAGTGATTTAAAACCATGATATCTTTCTAGCATAGGAATAACTAAAGCAGTAGGGCCAAAGCGTGTATTCATATTAGCTAATAAATCAGGATCGCCGTGTAGCGCAGCAAATGGTAGTTTTGGATTTTGTACCATATAAACTTTACCATTTAAAATTTTTCTTTTTGCCATGTAAAAACTTCCTGCTACCGGAAAGCAAGACTTATCTAATCCTATACCCATTTTATGTGCTAAAAATAAAGAATGCGCTCCTGCATTTACTATAATAGATTTTGCACTATATTTTTTAAAATCTTTTGTTTTGATATAAAAAATATCATCTTTTTTTTCTATAAAAATAACTTCCTGGTTATAAGCTACATGGGTATTTTTACCTTGTTTACAAGCTTGTTCTATAAGATTTTGACTCATTAATCCAAAATCTACTGTGGTATAAATTTCACCTTCTTCTACGCCCATAGCTACTATATTATCTGCTCTATCATTGAGACCATCTTCACCTAATACAACATTAGGTTCTATTTGTTTAATATCATTTTTGGTATAAAATTTAATATAAGGATATAGTTCTTTAAATTCTTCATATCTATTTTTCATGTACTCGCATTCTTTATCCCCAACTGCAAGTGCAAGTTTTTGATGTGAGTACATGAATTTATTTTGTGCGTTTTGCAAAAGACCATATTTAACTATCATATCTGCTGTTGTTTTAACTTTTTTTGCTTTTTCTAAAGTATAGTTTGTTTCTATATCACCACAGTGGATAGTTTGTGAATTGCTTGTGCTATGACTATTTAAAGTTGCAGCGCTATTATATTTTTCTAACAAAGCAATATTTTGAATATTTGTATATCTAGCTAGCTCATAAAATGCTGCAGCACCAGAAATCCCACCGCCAATTACCACGGTATCAAAATGTTTTTGATCCATTGTTATCAATTCCTTTTGTGTGTTTGATTTTGCTAATAATATCAAAATATAGTTGTTTTGAGTTTAAATAAAACTTATAATTTTAAGAGTAGGAGTATAGAAATAAATTTTAAAGTATAAAATTTTCACAAACAGCTTTTTTCATACCTCTAAAAATTAAAAATTTATCATAAATTGCGTAGTCGAAAAAATTTGCAAGAAATTGTCCATCACCGCCTGTAAAATATAATTTTTTACCATATGCACTATCTTTTATAAGTAAATATATGCTTTTAAAAACTCCATAGCTCAAAGCATCAACAGTTCTTTGAGGAAAAGCATCAAAGTTAATTTGTGTATTTAGCTCGTATTTTAAGCGCGATGAAATACTAGAAAAAGATTTTTTGTAGCTTTCAACACCTGGGAGTATAAAACCTCCAAGATGAATAGAATTAGAAATAATATCTACAGTTATTGCAGAACCCGCATCAACCACAACACCATCTTCTATAGTATAGCATGCTGCTACTCTATCAACCCCTAAATTTTCATAAATAGTATCAAAATTAAAACATGGAGCAAGATTGATAAATAAAGGATTTTGTTCTAATCTTTGCTCTAAATTCGGATTAACATTGATATAAAATACTTTTTGTGCAGGTTCGTATTGTAAAAACTGCTCAATACTCATAGAATAAAATTTTTGCTCATTTAGAAAACTAGCGGTTGTATTGCCAATATCACATAAAAGCATAATTTTTAATCCCTTTGGTGGCTAGATATTCCTTTGCTTTAGAGCAAATTAAAGCTTGGTGGAATATAAAATAATTTTGAAAATTTAAATTTAGAGTTTGACTTATATTTTGAAAGATGGCTTCAAAATTTAAACTTTCTTTTATTAAAATTTTACTTTTTGCAAAAGAAAATAAAATCAAACAACATTGTTTGTTTATATTCTCTCCATAAATGCAAATTAATTTTTTCTTTTTACTAAAAGTATGGATATCTAGGGATTTGGTATTTTTTAAAATAATCCCATATTTTATAAGAATATCACTAAGCTCTTGATTCATTTTAGTTTAATTGTAAAAATTTGTCTTGAAAGAAAAATTTACCATTAGCCATAAAACTTTTTTTATCAACGGCATCGCTTAGTTTATATACTGCATAATCTTTCAAATTTGTATTTAGCTTGATCAAATAACCTGTTTTTTCAAAAACATACAAAGAATCATTATATAAGGTGCTTTTGGAAAACAGAGCAAACTGAAATTTTACTTCATCGATTTTTCTAAGATTATAATCATTTTTAAGAATTCTTCCATCTTTTGTTAGTACAAAAATTTCATTATCATTAGTGTTTACTTCTTTAATATTTTCGTTTAAATATAAAGTTCTATTTGGGGTAACAACGATGATTTTTTGCGCAGTTGCAGCAACCATAGTATCATTTTTAACATGAAGATAGATGATATTGTTAAAAAATTCTTCACTGCTTACTAAAATTTCTTTACTAACCTTTAGTGTGCTTTTATTAAGTATGGCCAATTTTCCATTAAGCATAGGATATATGATAATGGTATTTAAAAAATAAGGATTAGCATAACGACTATCTTGAGCATAGACTGTACCAAGATTTTGAAGCATTTTAATACCAAGATTTTTATTTGCATATACTAAGGTATTGCTAGCTAAAATTAAGGCTATATCATCTCCGTCTATACTTGCACTCACTACACTTTCATTAAATTTATGAGAAAATAATTCATCGCCTTGCAAATTTAAAATCTTAAAATTTCCATTATCATCACCAATAAGAACTTCTTCTTGATGTATATTTAAAATATGATAATTTTTATCTAGTTTAAAATTAATAATATTTCCCATGGTATCTATAAAGGAATTATTGTTTAATTGTGCCATATTGTTGTTGAAATTTATAATCTTACCATTAATGCTTTGAGAACTATAAGGAAGCTGTTCCGCTTGTGCTGGTTGATAATATTCTCTCTTTGTGCCACAAGCGCTAAAAAATATTAAAGTGATGATAAATAAATAAAAGTTTTTCATTTTATTCCTTGATAATGTTTTAAGCTTGTAATAATTTGCCATAAGGGAGAATTTATAGGTATTTTATTAAATTCTGTATCTGTATTTTTAAAATCATTTTGCTTTAGAAAATTAAAACCTGCCAGTAAGGTATTGTAATCTTTCAAAAAGTCTGATTTTTGATTGTTTTGAGCAAGCACTATTTGTTTTAGCAAAGGATCTATGTTAAGATTTAAAGTTTGATTAAGATCTTGACTGTTTTGATTCATCATGAATATGGTGTATAAATTTGCATTTTTTTGTTTTAATTCTTCGATTGATTTTTGATCTGAAGGATTTTTCAATAAGTTGTTAAAAATTATATTGCTTTCTTGAATATTGCTTTCTTGTTTTAGATTATAAAAATAACTTCCACTAAGATATACAATTAAAAGTACAATAATTGCAATGAAATAGTATTTGTATTTTTTTATAAAGCGCTCAGATTTGATAAAATTTTCCATCATTTGCTCTTGAGAGCTTAATTCTGCATGAACCGCTTTTAGATTTTCTTTTAAAGCCATATTTCCCCTTTTTTAGCAAGAATAAATATTATTTATTGTTTTAAATCTATAATTGTAACATATAAAAATGAAAAAATAAATGATTTTATGTTATAATTTTTAATCTAAAAAGAGTTTTCTTGAGTTAAAAATTAAGATTTAAGGTAAATTATGCAAATTGATGATAAATTATTGACTAAACTTGAAAAGCTAAGTGCTTTAAAAATTGCCGATGATAAAAGACAAGAATTGGAAGAACAATTAAGTCAGATTGTTAATTTTGTGGAAAAATTAGATGAGCTAAAGCTTGATGATGTGGAAGCTATGACTAGCACTACAAATACTGCAATACCATTTAGACTAGATGAAAGTAGAAAATCTGATGTGATTGATATGGTTAGTAAGTATGCTCCAAATTCTCAAGATGGATTTTTTATAGTCCCTAAGATAATTGAATAAAGTATTTGGAGTTTAATATAGATGGAAAATTTTTCTTGGTTTGATGTATTTGTTTTAGGTTTAACTGCGATTTTAGGCTTAAAAGGCTTGGTAAGTGGGTTGTTTAAAGAAATTTTTGGTTTATTAGGTATAGTTGGTGGGGTTTTACTTGCCTCAAGATATGCTAAAGAAGTAGCAGAAATTATCAATAATAATTTTTATACAATTGAAAATGAAAATCTTGCGATTTTTGCAGGATTTTTGGTTTTGTTAATTGTAATTTGGATAGCTTGTATGGCTTTAGGAAATATATTATCAAAGATTTTCAGTGTGAGTGGTCTTGGTTTTATAGATCGCATAGGTGGATTTTTATTTGGTAGTGCTAAAATATTTTTAATTTTTGCTATTTTGGTAGCTTGTGTTAATAATATAGAATTTTTAAATTCAAGCTTGGAAAAATATGCTAAAAATAGCTATACATTAGACTTGCTTAGACAAGTAGGTGATTTTATAATGAATACCGGTTTTACTCAAAATGGTTTAGATAAAATACAAGAACAAATTATAGATTCTAATTTAAGTCTAAATTTGGAGGTAAATAATGCAAATTGAAAATATAGAATATGATGTTTTACTTGAGCGTTTTAAAAAAACACTTAAAGATAATGGTCTAAAATACACTAAGCAAAGAGAAGTGCTTTTGAAAACTTTATATAATAGTGATATGCATTATACTCCAGAAAGTCTATATGTAGAAATAAAGCAAAAAAATCCCGAATTAAATGTAGGCATTGCAACAGTTTATAGAACTTTAAATTTATTAGAAGAATCAGGTATGGCTACTTCTATATCTTTTGGTGCTTCAGGGAAGAAATTTGAACTTGCAAATAAGCCTCATCATGATCATTTAATTTGTAAAAGTTGTGGAGAGATTGTAGAATTTGAAAATTCTATTATTGAGCAACAACAAATGTTAATCGCAAAAGAATATAATTTTAAATTAACAGGACATTTGATGCAACTTTATGGTTTATGTCCACAATGTAGTAAAAAATAAAGGCATGTTTAATGTTTGATAATATTTTAGAACAACAAAAAATTCAAAAAGCACAAGAGTTAAAAGAATTAGGAATCAACCCTTATCCGCATTTTTTAAAAAAAGAAATGAGTATAAGTGGATATAAGGCTAAATTTGCCTATATTAAAGATATAGAAAATCAGCGCGATGAAAACGCTCATGGGATATTAGCAGGAAGATTAAAGCTTCTTAGAATAGCTGGTAAATCAGTATTTGCCAATATAGAAGATGAGCAAGATAATTTACAAATTTATTTTAATCAAAACATTTTAGGGGAAGAATACTTTGCCGTTTTAAAAAAATATCTTGAAGTAGGGGATATTGTTTTGGTTAAAGGTTTTCCTTTTATGACTAAAACAGGAGAATTTAGTCTTCATGTAGAGCAAATTCAAATAGCCACAAAAGCTATAGTGCCTTTACCAGAAAAATATCATGGACTGACAGATATTGAGCAAAGATATAGAAAAAGATATCTTGATATGATTATGAATAGTGTGGTGAGAAAAGATTTTATTTTGCGCTCTAAAATCGTTTCTTATATTAGATCTTTTTTTGATAATAAAGGATTTTTGGAAGTTGAAACACCAATGATGCATCCTATTGCAGGAGGAGCAAATGCAAAACCTTTTGTGACTTATCACAATGCTTTGGGTGTGGAAAGATTTTTAAGAATTGCTCCAGAATTATATCTAAAACGTTTGATTGTAGGTGGTTTTGAAGCAGTTTATGAGATTAATAGATGTTTTAGAAATGAAGGGATGGATTTAACGCACAATCCTGAATTTACTACAATCGAGTTTTATTGGGCTTATCATAATTATCATGATTTAATGGATTTAACAGAAGAGCTTTTTGCTATGCTTTTAGATAAGTTAAATTTAGATAAAAAACTTGAATTTGATGAAAAAATAATTGATTTTTCTAAGCCATTTGAAAGAATTACTTATAAAGACGCATTAAAAAAATATGGTGGTTTGGATGATGAGCTTATTAACAATAAAGAATTAATCTTGAAAAAGCTAAAAAAAGATGGATTTGAAGCCAATGAAAAATTAGAATTAGGCCATTTGCAAGCTGAACTTTTTGATAATTATGTTGAAGATAAATTGATTAATCCTACTTTTGTGATAGATTTTCCTATTTCTATAAGTCCTTTATCTAGAAGAAGTGATAAAGATGCAGATATTGCTGAAAGATTTGAGTTGTTTATCGCAGGTAGAGAAATTGCTAATGGATTTAACGAGCTTAATGATCCACTAGATCAATATGAGAGATTTTTAAGGCAAATTGAAGCAAAAAATGCAGGTGATGAAGAAGCATGTGAAATGGATGAAGATTTTGTTAATGCATTAGGTTATGCTATGGCGCCAACTGCAGGACAAGGTATAGGAATAGATAGATTAGTTATGCTTTTAATTAATAAAAAATCAATTCGTGATGTAGTGCTTTTCCCAGCTATGAGACCACTTAAAAATGAGATAAAAGGAGAGTAAATGTTGGAAAATTTTGATAAAGAAATTTTTGATTTAACCCAAAAAGAGTTAGCAAGACAATGCGATGGCCTTGAAATGATAGCAAGTGAAAATTTTACCATACCAGAAGTTATGGAGGTAATGGGTAGCATTTTAACAAATAAATATGCAGAAGGTTATCCTGGTAAAAGATATTATGGCGGATGTGAATTTGTAGATGAGATTGAAACGATTGCTATAGAACGATGCAAAAAACTTTTTAATTGTAATTTTGCTAATGTGCAACCTAATTCAGGCTCGCAAGCAAATCAAGGTGTGTATATGGCATTATTAAATCCAGGTGATAGAATTTTGGGTATGGATTTAAGCCATGGAGGACACTTGACTCATGGTTCTAAAGTAAGTTCTTCTGGAAAGGTTTATGAAAGCTTTTTTTATGGAGTTGAGCTTGATGGAAGAATTAATTATGATAAAGTTAGAGAGATAGCAAAAGAGATTAAACCAAAACTTATTGTTTGTGGCGCTAGTGCTTATCCTAGAGTGATTGATTTTCCTAAATTTAGAGAAATAGCAGATGAGGTTGGTGCGTATTTGTTTGCTGACATTGCACATATTGCAGGCTTGGTTGTAGCAGGTGAACATCCTAGTCCATTCCCTTATGCTCATGTTGTAAGTTCTACTACACATAAAACTTTAAGAGGTCCAAGAGGTGGGATTATTATGTGTAATGACGAAGAAATTGCTAAAAAGATAAATTCAGCAATTTTTCCAGGCATTCAAGGTGGTCCATTAATGCATGTAATTGCCGCTAAGGCTGTTGGATTTAAATATAATTTAAGTGATGAGTGGAAAATTTATGCTAAGCAGATCATCAAAAATACTGCTACTTTGGCGCAAGTTTTAATAGATAGAAAATATGATTTAGTCAGCGGTGGTACTGATAATCATTTGATTTTATTAAGCTTTTTAAATAAAGAATTTAGTGGCAAAGATGCAGATTTAGCACTAGAAAGAGCAGGTATTACAGCTAATAAAAATACTGTTCCAGGTGAAACTAGAAGTCCTTTTGTAACGAGTGGTTTAAGACTTGGAACAGCGG
Encoded here:
- the pyk gene encoding pyruvate kinase, coding for MLKKTKIVATIGPASENETTIRQMIINGVNVFRLNFSHGTHEYHSQNLATIRKVATELNTRIGILQDISGPKIRILKIPEAFELKNGDRLDFYKDTFEGEKLSNEHYKVCINHPEILSMLKAGEYIYLCDGSIKTKVIQVEKDFIQTQVENSGVLSSNKGINFPNTKINIDVITQKDKDDLAWGIKNDVDFLAISFVQNAHDIDEVKKILGENNAKIAIFAKIEKFDAVENIDEIINCSDGIMVARGDLGIEVPYYRVPNIQKLIIKKANEANKPVITATQMLFSLAKSKTATRAEISDVANAVLDGTDAVMLSEESAVGIDPANAVDIMTQTIIETEKNYPYEKFEAFKCFNETDIIAKSSTQLATDLNANAIFTITSSGASAIKTARYRPKMDIIAITHSKKALNFLSIVWGVQPAILIEKHENLTELLSNSVKLGVEKGLMQKDGVYTLTAGFPVGVAGSTNLIRILQKDQIEYYLSLAK
- a CDS encoding FAD-dependent oxidoreductase, translated to MDQKHFDTVVIGGGISGAAAFYELARYTNIQNIALLEKYNSAATLNSHSTSNSQTIHCGDIETNYTLEKAKKVKTTADMIVKYGLLQNAQNKFMYSHQKLALAVGDKECEYMKNRYEEFKELYPYIKFYTKNDIKQIEPNVVLGEDGLNDRADNIVAMGVEEGEIYTTVDFGLMSQNLIEQACKQGKNTHVAYNQEVIFIEKKDDIFYIKTKDFKKYSAKSIIVNAGAHSLFLAHKMGIGLDKSCFPVAGSFYMAKRKILNGKVYMVQNPKLPFAALHGDPDLLANMNTRFGPTALVIPMLERYHGFKSLPEFFKTLNLDMNVIKICFNLFKDSTIRNYILYNYLFEIPYINKKLFAKNAKKIVPSLKTDDIYYAKKIGGVRPQVLNKKAGELMLGEASITEIPGIIFNMTPSPGATSCLGNGYRDAKLICQYLGANFNEDLFASELL
- a CDS encoding type III pantothenate kinase, with protein sequence MLLCDIGNTTASFLNEQKFYSMSIEQFLQYEPAQKVFYINVNPNLEQRLEQNPLFINLAPCFNFDTIYENLGVDRVAACYTIEDGVVVDAGSAITVDIISNSIHLGGFILPGVESYKKSFSSISSRLKYELNTQINFDAFPQRTVDALSYGVFKSIYLLIKDSAYGKKLYFTGGDGQFLANFFDYAIYDKFLIFRGMKKAVCENFIL
- the gatC gene encoding Asp-tRNA(Asn)/Glu-tRNA(Gln) amidotransferase subunit GatC, with translation MQIDDKLLTKLEKLSALKIADDKRQELEEQLSQIVNFVEKLDELKLDDVEAMTSTTNTAIPFRLDESRKSDVIDMVSKYAPNSQDGFFIVPKIIE
- a CDS encoding CvpA family protein, with translation MENFSWFDVFVLGLTAILGLKGLVSGLFKEIFGLLGIVGGVLLASRYAKEVAEIINNNFYTIENENLAIFAGFLVLLIVIWIACMALGNILSKIFSVSGLGFIDRIGGFLFGSAKIFLIFAILVACVNNIEFLNSSLEKYAKNSYTLDLLRQVGDFIMNTGFTQNGLDKIQEQIIDSNLSLNLEVNNAN
- a CDS encoding Fur family transcriptional regulator — protein: MQIENIEYDVLLERFKKTLKDNGLKYTKQREVLLKTLYNSDMHYTPESLYVEIKQKNPELNVGIATVYRTLNLLEESGMATSISFGASGKKFELANKPHHDHLICKSCGEIVEFENSIIEQQQMLIAKEYNFKLTGHLMQLYGLCPQCSKK
- the lysS gene encoding lysine--tRNA ligase; its protein translation is MFDNILEQQKIQKAQELKELGINPYPHFLKKEMSISGYKAKFAYIKDIENQRDENAHGILAGRLKLLRIAGKSVFANIEDEQDNLQIYFNQNILGEEYFAVLKKYLEVGDIVLVKGFPFMTKTGEFSLHVEQIQIATKAIVPLPEKYHGLTDIEQRYRKRYLDMIMNSVVRKDFILRSKIVSYIRSFFDNKGFLEVETPMMHPIAGGANAKPFVTYHNALGVERFLRIAPELYLKRLIVGGFEAVYEINRCFRNEGMDLTHNPEFTTIEFYWAYHNYHDLMDLTEELFAMLLDKLNLDKKLEFDEKIIDFSKPFERITYKDALKKYGGLDDELINNKELILKKLKKDGFEANEKLELGHLQAELFDNYVEDKLINPTFVIDFPISISPLSRRSDKDADIAERFELFIAGREIANGFNELNDPLDQYERFLRQIEAKNAGDEEACEMDEDFVNALGYAMAPTAGQGIGIDRLVMLLINKKSIRDVVLFPAMRPLKNEIKGE
- a CDS encoding serine hydroxymethyltransferase, which codes for MLENFDKEIFDLTQKELARQCDGLEMIASENFTIPEVMEVMGSILTNKYAEGYPGKRYYGGCEFVDEIETIAIERCKKLFNCNFANVQPNSGSQANQGVYMALLNPGDRILGMDLSHGGHLTHGSKVSSSGKVYESFFYGVELDGRINYDKVREIAKEIKPKLIVCGASAYPRVIDFPKFREIADEVGAYLFADIAHIAGLVVAGEHPSPFPYAHVVSSTTHKTLRGPRGGIIMCNDEEIAKKINSAIFPGIQGGPLMHVIAAKAVGFKYNLSDEWKIYAKQIIKNTATLAQVLIDRKYDLVSGGTDNHLILLSFLNKEFSGKDADLALERAGITANKNTVPGETRSPFVTSGLRLGTAALTARGFKEEQITIVANYIADILDDIQNTKLQEEIKVKLKDLASNFIIYERALF